The following are encoded together in the Arcobacter aquimarinus genome:
- a CDS encoding TonB-dependent receptor has translation MKKFIPLSLVATAILLSANETNNLEKISVVETANSKIVKDVSSEQLKNADLADALMNNIASISIVKRSGIANDIILRGQKKDNINILLDGAKIYGACPNRMDPPTSHVLTNNIESVKIIEGPYDVENFGTLSGLVKVETKEPTKDIHGEINLNAGSFAYRKASATVSGGTDKIKLLISASTEQGDPYEDGNGDDFLAQQKKRNVPVTQQYSKDDLKAFEKKTVLTKAQFNITDDQELKLSYTANRSDNILYPAGPMDADYDDSDIYTIGYAVRNLGDFSKELNLDYYYSKVDHPMSTKLRNNGVTNYSTNYMKSSIWGAKIKNSMEIADYLVTMGLDTSVRNWKGQRSTTNVLTGIKTLGAISLDSTDTTNKAVFAKVEKSFGKLDLEAGMRYDNTDIDSVNSAKTDKKYASLNANIFATYNADENTKYFAGIGKSSRVPDARELYMGANNDLEDTKNYQADLGLDKTIGSFNIKPKIFYSVLKDYIYNSGSFENIDAKIYGLDISGFYFMTDNFSLDYGLAYLRGKKDGDFRGNDKDLAEIPPLKANLALNYEQDKAKYTAEVVAVDSWDSFDSSAKEQELAGYAVINLKYTNQLHKNFTLTLGLDNVFDKVYNSTNTYQDIRYVEVGSIPTLFNDPGRYGYVNLKYSF, from the coding sequence ATGAAAAAATTTATTCCATTATCACTTGTAGCTACAGCTATTTTATTAAGTGCAAATGAAACAAACAATTTAGAAAAAATTAGTGTGGTAGAAACGGCTAACTCAAAAATTGTAAAAGATGTTAGTTCTGAGCAATTAAAAAATGCGGATTTGGCAGATGCGTTGATGAATAATATTGCTTCAATTTCTATTGTAAAAAGAAGTGGAATTGCAAATGATATTATTTTAAGAGGACAAAAAAAAGATAATATAAACATTTTACTTGATGGAGCAAAAATCTACGGAGCGTGTCCAAACAGAATGGATCCTCCAACTTCTCATGTTTTAACAAATAATATAGAAAGTGTAAAAATAATTGAAGGTCCTTATGATGTTGAAAATTTTGGAACTTTAAGTGGTCTTGTAAAAGTTGAAACAAAAGAACCAACAAAAGATATTCATGGTGAAATAAATTTAAATGCAGGTAGTTTCGCTTATAGAAAAGCTAGTGCAACAGTTAGTGGTGGAACGGATAAAATAAAATTACTAATTTCTGCTTCAACAGAACAAGGTGACCCATATGAAGATGGAAATGGGGATGATTTTCTAGCTCAACAAAAGAAAAGAAATGTTCCAGTTACACAACAGTATTCTAAAGATGATTTAAAAGCATTTGAGAAAAAAACAGTTTTAACAAAAGCTCAATTTAATATAACTGATGATCAAGAATTAAAACTATCATATACAGCAAATAGAAGTGATAATATTTTATATCCAGCAGGTCCAATGGATGCTGATTATGATGATTCTGATATTTATACTATTGGATATGCTGTTAGAAATTTAGGTGATTTTTCTAAAGAGTTAAATTTGGATTATTACTACTCAAAAGTTGATCATCCAATGAGTACGAAACTTAGAAATAATGGTGTTACAAATTATAGTACTAATTATATGAAATCATCTATTTGGGGAGCTAAAATCAAAAATTCTATGGAAATTGCTGATTATTTAGTAACTATGGGACTTGATACGAGTGTTAGAAACTGGAAAGGTCAAAGAAGCACTACAAATGTTTTAACAGGGATTAAAACTTTAGGTGCAATTAGTTTAGATTCAACAGATACAACAAATAAAGCAGTTTTTGCAAAAGTTGAGAAGTCATTTGGTAAGTTAGATTTAGAAGCAGGAATGAGATATGATAATACAGATATTGATTCAGTAAATAGTGCTAAAACTGATAAAAAATATGCTTCATTAAATGCAAATATTTTTGCAACTTATAATGCTGATGAAAATACTAAATATTTTGCAGGTATTGGAAAAAGTTCAAGAGTTCCAGATGCAAGAGAGCTTTATATGGGTGCTAATAATGATTTAGAAGATACAAAAAATTATCAAGCTGATTTAGGACTTGATAAGACTATTGGAAGTTTTAATATCAAACCAAAAATATTCTATTCTGTATTAAAAGATTATATTTATAACAGTGGAAGTTTTGAAAATATAGATGCGAAAATATATGGATTAGATATTTCAGGATTTTATTTTATGACTGATAATTTTTCACTTGATTATGGTTTAGCATATCTAAGAGGTAAAAAAGATGGAGATTTTAGAGGAAATGATAAAGATTTAGCAGAAATTCCACCATTAAAAGCAAATTTAGCTTTAAATTATGAGCAAGATAAAGCAAAATATACAGCTGAAGTTGTAGCTGTTGATTCTTGGGATAGTTTTGATAGCAGTGCAAAAGAGCAAGAGTTAGCTGGGTATGCAGTTATAAATTTAAAATACACAAATCAATTACATAAAAATTTTACTTTAACACTTGGGTTAGATAATGTGTTTGATAAAGTTTATAATTCGACAAATACATATCAAGATATTAGATATGTTGAAGTTGGTTCAATTCCTACATTATTTAATGACCCAGGTCGATATGGATATGTAAACTTAAAATATAGCTTTTAA
- a CDS encoding DUF2156 domain-containing protein: MSTLTISNYTLKHFDLKAKESMNEYLKLINVDVSDYTFAGNYIWLSTATGFYTIVNDTFCLFILNSGELSMLLPPIGKKENTYEAMLRCFEIMNSHNSNRNYSKIEYVHEELLEGFVDYLEEGTLVYEMLKDFIIEKKLVDYIYKTEDLIDLKGDSYKSKRNEINRFRKVYPNYRLEILDKEKHSKEVLALFNKWVKDRTTYMPKEEVEIFLDGIYFERFAIKKLINDYDKLDIIGLVIYIDDEIKGFTVGEKINENTASVIIEKTDFEVLGCAQFIFREFTKILKDKYNIEYINVGDDMGFENLKKVKMSYRPKKLVPKYTIYQK; the protein is encoded by the coding sequence ATGTCAACTTTGACAATTAGTAACTACACTTTAAAACACTTTGACTTAAAAGCAAAAGAGAGTATGAATGAGTATTTAAAACTAATAAATGTAGATGTTAGTGATTATACTTTTGCAGGAAATTATATTTGGCTTTCAACTGCAACAGGATTTTATACGATTGTAAATGATACTTTTTGTTTATTTATATTAAATTCAGGTGAATTATCAATGCTTTTGCCTCCAATTGGAAAAAAAGAGAATACTTATGAGGCAATGCTAAGATGTTTTGAAATTATGAATTCACATAATAGTAATAGAAATTATTCAAAAATTGAGTATGTACATGAAGAATTACTTGAAGGGTTTGTGGATTATTTAGAAGAGGGTACTTTAGTTTATGAAATGCTAAAGGATTTTATTATTGAAAAAAAACTTGTTGATTATATTTATAAAACTGAAGATTTGATAGATTTAAAAGGGGATTCTTATAAATCAAAAAGAAATGAAATAAATAGATTTAGAAAAGTTTATCCAAATTATAGATTAGAAATTTTAGATAAAGAAAAACATTCAAAAGAGGTATTAGCACTTTTTAATAAATGGGTAAAAGATAGAACAACTTATATGCCAAAAGAAGAAGTAGAAATCTTTTTAGATGGGATTTATTTTGAAAGATTTGCTATAAAAAAGCTCATAAATGATTATGATAAGCTTGATATTATAGGACTTGTAATTTATATAGATGATGAAATAAAAGGTTTTACAGTTGGTGAAAAAATAAATGAAAATACAGCAAGTGTAATTATAGAAAAAACAGATTTTGAGGTTTTAGGTTGTGCTCAATTTATTTTTAGGGAATTTACTAAAATTTTAAAAGATAAATATAATATTGAATATATAAATGTTGGAGATGATATGGGATTTGAAAATCTTAAAAAAGTAAAAATGTCATATAGACCTAAAAAATTAGTTCCAAAATATACGATTTATCAAAAATGA
- the rpiB gene encoding ribose 5-phosphate isomerase B, giving the protein MKYFIGADHAGIDIKAYVKELFEAKGHEVIDLGPNSKDRVDYPDFAALVCKNVLENDNSKGILICGSGIGMSMAANKFDGIRAALCHNEYSAKMAREHNDANIICLGERVSGYGMIEAIVDAWDKASFEGGRHTQRVEKINALGKIGSCRA; this is encoded by the coding sequence ATGAAATATTTTATCGGTGCTGATCATGCAGGAATTGATATTAAAGCTTATGTAAAAGAACTTTTTGAAGCAAAAGGTCATGAAGTAATAGATTTAGGACCAAATAGTAAAGATAGAGTTGATTATCCTGATTTTGCTGCACTTGTTTGTAAAAATGTATTAGAGAATGATAACTCTAAAGGTATTTTGATTTGTGGTTCTGGTATTGGTATGAGTATGGCTGCAAATAAATTTGATGGTATTAGAGCAGCTCTTTGTCACAATGAATATAGTGCGAAAATGGCAAGAGAACATAATGATGCAAATATTATCTGTTTAGGAGAGAGAGTTTCAGGTTATGGAATGATTGAAGCTATTGTTGATGCTTGGGACAAAGCCTCTTTTGAAGGTGGAAGACACACACAAAGAGTTGAAAAAATCAATGCACTAGGTAAAATAGGAAGTTGTAGAGCATAG
- a CDS encoding 50S ribosomal protein L25/general stress protein Ctc produces the protein MLEGIIRDSMTKQATKTLRREGYLIANIYGKGLENISAAFKRNEFIKFLRNKETLAFDVNLSGNVLKVVVQEYQKCPLTSELLHVDLMVAQAGVKTSYKIPVKTTGIAKGLKNKGLLMIHTKRVPVKCTIENLPNNITLDVTNLDTGDNILIRDLTLPENIDCFLDPRVPVVGVIKAK, from the coding sequence ATGTTAGAGGGTATCATTAGAGATAGTATGACAAAACAAGCTACTAAAACTTTAAGAAGAGAAGGATATTTAATTGCAAATATCTACGGTAAAGGTTTAGAAAATATTTCAGCTGCATTCAAAAGAAATGAATTCATCAAATTTTTAAGAAATAAAGAAACTTTAGCATTTGATGTTAACTTATCTGGTAATGTATTAAAAGTTGTAGTTCAAGAGTACCAAAAATGTCCATTAACTTCTGAGTTATTACACGTTGATTTAATGGTTGCACAAGCAGGTGTTAAAACTTCATATAAAATTCCAGTTAAAACTACAGGAATTGCAAAAGGTCTTAAAAATAAAGGTCTTTTAATGATTCATACAAAAAGAGTACCTGTTAAATGTACAATTGAAAATTTACCAAATAACATTACTTTAGATGTAACAAACTTAGACACAGGTGATAATATCTTAATTAGAGATTTAACTTTACCAGAAAACATAGATTGTTTCTTAGATCCTAGAGTACCAGTTGTTGGTGTAATTAAAGCTAAATAA
- a CDS encoding HD domain-containing protein codes for MINPRIIDYIFSSASIQRWNDYPRMVELVELDKQAHKFIIAYFIAKLEKDINFTHLIEAGIFEFLRRVVVTDIRPDVFRKALQKKSREINAWVISKLAPSIKDIDNGTFLQKFEEYLNNPEIYKKERFILKAASYLATKWEFSIVYQTSQFLNDIEDVKKSVDEEIEDYYELIGVRKIALNKKLGKIIDLSGRLRFQKRWAQTPRIPETSVLGHMLTVAIFGYFFSLEVNACDKRLQNNFFTALFHDLPEALTRDIITPVKYCVDELSEIIAEYEIEKIQESILPNIPEILHEEFSYILGLYDGIKEEFTNKIKNNGKIEVVEDISKYNIDKYDAIDGFALKQCDKLSAFVEASLSISHGIKSKELINGKKEILKGLKTVQGIDFKAIASQIDYEFGTTGQTQARMDFD; via the coding sequence TTGATTAATCCACGAATTATAGATTATATATTTTCAAGTGCTTCAATCCAAAGATGGAATGACTATCCAAGAATGGTTGAACTTGTAGAACTTGATAAACAAGCTCACAAATTTATAATCGCATATTTTATAGCAAAACTTGAAAAAGATATAAACTTTACACATCTAATAGAAGCTGGGATTTTTGAGTTTTTAAGAAGAGTTGTTGTAACAGACATTAGACCTGATGTTTTTAGAAAAGCTTTACAAAAAAAATCACGAGAGATAAATGCTTGGGTTATTTCAAAACTAGCTCCATCAATAAAAGATATAGATAATGGAACATTTTTACAAAAATTTGAAGAATATTTAAATAATCCTGAAATATATAAAAAAGAGAGATTTATTTTAAAAGCTGCTTCTTATCTTGCAACAAAATGGGAATTTTCAATAGTTTATCAAACAAGTCAATTTTTAAATGATATTGAAGATGTTAAAAAAAGTGTTGATGAAGAAATTGAAGATTATTATGAATTAATTGGTGTGAGAAAAATTGCTCTAAATAAAAAACTTGGAAAAATTATAGATTTAAGTGGAAGATTAAGATTTCAAAAAAGATGGGCACAGACTCCTAGAATTCCTGAAACTTCTGTTTTAGGACATATGTTAACAGTTGCAATTTTTGGATATTTTTTTTCACTTGAAGTAAATGCTTGTGATAAAAGGTTACAAAACAACTTTTTTACAGCTTTATTTCATGATTTACCAGAAGCTCTAACAAGAGATATTATAACTCCTGTAAAATATTGTGTTGATGAATTATCTGAAATAATTGCAGAGTATGAAATAGAAAAAATTCAAGAGAGTATTTTACCTAATATTCCAGAAATTTTACATGAAGAGTTTTCTTATATTTTAGGACTTTATGATGGAATAAAAGAAGAGTTTACAAACAAAATAAAAAACAATGGAAAAATTGAAGTTGTAGAAGATATTTCAAAATATAATATTGATAAATATGATGCCATAGATGGATTTGCCTTAAAACAATGTGATAAACTATCAGCTTTTGTAGAAGCTAGTTTGTCAATTTCACATGGTATAAAATCAAAAGAGTTAATAAATGGTAAAAAAGAGATATTAAAAGGTCTAAAAACAGTTCAAGGTATTGATTTCAAAGCAATAGCATCACAAATAGATTATGAATTTGGAACAACAGGACAAACTCAAGCTAGAATGGATTTTGATTAA
- the nth gene encoding endonuclease III, producing the protein MKKATKKEIEIIKQAFVENYSDAVTELNYRNDYELLIAIILSAQCTDKRVNIITPALFEKYPSVKELAVAELEDVKELLKSCSFFNNKAKNIIKMAQSVLMNYDGEIPHDQKKLMKLAGVGNKTANVFMIEFEGANLMAVDTHVFRVSHRLGLSDGKTVDITEADLVKKLKGHDLHIFHQAMVLFGRYICKAVKPECDKCYFPQVCKSKSGFKPA; encoded by the coding sequence ATGAAAAAAGCAACAAAAAAAGAAATAGAAATAATAAAACAAGCCTTTGTTGAAAATTATAGTGATGCAGTTACAGAGCTAAATTATAGAAATGATTATGAGTTATTAATAGCTATTATTTTAAGTGCTCAATGTACTGATAAAAGAGTAAATATTATAACACCAGCTCTTTTTGAAAAATATCCAAGTGTAAAAGAATTAGCAGTTGCTGAGCTTGAAGATGTAAAAGAGTTATTAAAATCTTGTTCATTTTTTAATAATAAAGCAAAAAATATTATAAAAATGGCTCAAAGTGTTTTGATGAATTATGATGGTGAAATTCCACATGACCAAAAAAAGCTTATGAAACTTGCAGGTGTTGGAAATAAAACTGCAAATGTATTTATGATTGAGTTTGAAGGTGCAAATCTTATGGCTGTTGATACTCATGTTTTTAGAGTTTCTCATAGACTAGGACTTAGTGATGGAAAAACAGTTGATATAACAGAAGCTGATTTAGTAAAAAAACTAAAAGGTCATGATTTACATATTTTTCATCAAGCAATGGTTTTATTTGGAAGATATATTTGTAAAGCTGTAAAACCTGAGTGTGATAAATGCTACTTTCCTCAGGTTTGTAAAAGTAAAAGCGGTTTTAAACCTGCTTAA
- a CDS encoding GNAT family N-acetyltransferase, with protein MIAKAKIEDLNPLFNLECEVFKDDSFALSKNSFKYHILKNKIFKIELENKIIGYILWLERKKYFRLYSLAIDTNFQGLGLASKLLDYSFTNLEKNEFSLEVKISNKNAIKLYEKFGFKIKKVLENYYENEDGYLMIKNRA; from the coding sequence ATGATTGCAAAAGCAAAAATAGAAGATTTAAACCCTTTGTTTAATCTTGAGTGTGAAGTTTTTAAAGATGATTCTTTTGCTTTAAGTAAAAATAGTTTTAAATATCATATTTTAAAAAATAAAATTTTTAAAATAGAACTTGAAAATAAAATAATAGGATATATTTTATGGCTTGAAAGAAAAAAATATTTTAGATTATATTCCTTAGCAATTGATACAAATTTTCAGGGTTTAGGTTTGGCTTCAAAGTTATTGGATTATAGTTTTACTAATTTAGAGAAAAATGAGTTTAGCCTTGAAGTAAAAATATCAAATAAAAATGCGATAAAATTATATGAAAAATTTGGTTTTAAAATTAAAAAGGTTTTAGAAAATTATTATGAAAATGAAGATGGATATTTGATGATAAAAAATAGGGCATAG
- the pth gene encoding aminoacyl-tRNA hydrolase, with translation MYLIVGLGNIGEKYQFTRHNIGFMVIDEITKNLSTSNINNPNFQSTLLKSGYNLFAKPTTYMNNSGVAVHAIKEYYKIDLENIIVIHDDLDLPFGTVKFKIGGGHGGHNGLRSLDSHIGKDYVRVRIGIGKPKEKLDVANYVLSNFSKEEMKLLQDIIPHTIKAIESLKTEEIDVVKTKYTLK, from the coding sequence ATGTATTTAATAGTAGGTCTTGGCAATATTGGTGAAAAATATCAGTTTACAAGACATAATATAGGTTTTATGGTTATCGATGAGATAACCAAAAATCTATCAACTTCAAATATAAATAATCCAAACTTTCAATCAACTCTTTTAAAATCGGGTTATAATCTTTTTGCAAAACCAACAACATATATGAATAATTCTGGAGTTGCAGTTCATGCAATAAAAGAGTATTATAAAATTGATTTAGAAAATATTATTGTAATTCATGATGATTTAGATTTACCTTTTGGAACAGTGAAGTTCAAAATTGGTGGAGGGCATGGTGGACACAATGGTCTTAGATCTTTGGATTCACATATTGGTAAAGATTATGTAAGAGTTAGAATAGGAATAGGTAAACCAAAAGAGAAATTAGATGTTGCAAATTATGTATTAAGTAATTTTTCAAAAGAAGAAATGAAACTATTGCAAGATATAATTCCTCATACTATAAAAGCAATTGAATCACTTAAAACTGAAGAAATTGATGTAGTTAAAACTAAATACACATTGAAGTAA
- the folD gene encoding bifunctional methylenetetrahydrofolate dehydrogenase/methenyltetrahydrofolate cyclohydrolase FolD, whose protein sequence is MILLDGKALSEKIKEEVKVEVAQLVEEKQITPGLAVILVGNDAASATYVASKAKSCKNAGIYSVVHEMPETITQEELLETIARMNENPKLDGILVQLPLPKHIDTTIVLEAINPLKDVDGFHPYNVGRMVSNLDAFLPATPFGVMRMFEEYGIELSGKNVVVIGSSDIVGKPMASLLINAKATVTVCNSRTKDLKAHTLAADIVVIAVGVPYLLKEDMVKDGAIVIDVGINRLETGKLVGDADFEGLKNKCSHLTPVPGGVGPMTIGMLLKNTLKAAKLRDKRESK, encoded by the coding sequence ATGATATTATTAGATGGAAAAGCATTATCTGAAAAAATCAAAGAAGAAGTTAAAGTTGAAGTAGCTCAACTTGTAGAAGAAAAACAAATAACTCCAGGTTTAGCAGTTATTTTAGTTGGAAATGATGCTGCAAGTGCAACATATGTAGCTAGTAAAGCAAAATCATGTAAAAATGCAGGAATTTATTCTGTTGTTCATGAAATGCCTGAAACAATTACTCAAGAAGAATTACTTGAAACAATAGCAAGAATGAATGAAAATCCAAAACTTGATGGTATTTTAGTTCAATTACCCTTACCTAAACATATCGATACAACAATAGTTCTTGAAGCAATTAATCCTTTAAAAGATGTTGATGGTTTCCATCCATATAATGTAGGAAGAATGGTTTCAAATCTTGATGCATTTTTACCAGCAACTCCATTTGGTGTTATGAGAATGTTTGAAGAGTATGGAATAGAATTAAGTGGAAAAAACGTTGTTGTTATTGGAAGTTCTGATATTGTTGGAAAACCAATGGCTTCACTTTTAATCAATGCAAAAGCAACAGTTACAGTTTGTAATAGTAGAACAAAAGATTTAAAAGCTCATACACTTGCAGCTGACATAGTTGTAATTGCTGTTGGAGTTCCATATTTACTAAAAGAAGATATGGTAAAAGATGGAGCAATTGTAATTGATGTTGGAATAAATAGACTTGAAACAGGTAAATTAGTTGGAGATGCTGATTTTGAAGGTTTAAAAAATAAATGTTCACACTTAACACCTGTTCCAGGTGGTGTAGGACCCATGACGATTGGAATGCTTTTAAAAAATACTTTAAAAGCAGCAAAATTAAGAGATAAAAGAGAATCTAAATAA
- the lepB gene encoding signal peptidase I, with product MFKKIYNWSSSWTGTIVIVLGIIFFVAQAFVIPSGSMKNTLLIGDMLFVKKFSYGIPTPRIPWLEVKVLPDFNDNGHLIEGPRPQRGDIVVFRYPKNELIHYVKRAVATGGDLVAIKDKNLLLHPKEGNEFVKANYPKESIIEVGDKLWVVNPYMKEHPGIHHDPIVVDNGLNPSELFNMMPIMVPEDETFMMGDNRDHSNDSRFWGTVHYKYIVGKPWFIYFSWDDNYEIRWDRVLRTVESLEEEIINKDFKIEHKEGIY from the coding sequence ATGTTTAAAAAAATATACAACTGGTCTTCATCTTGGACTGGTACTATCGTAATTGTTTTAGGAATCATATTTTTTGTTGCTCAAGCTTTTGTGATTCCAAGTGGAAGTATGAAAAATACTCTTTTAATTGGCGATATGCTTTTTGTTAAAAAATTCTCTTATGGAATTCCAACTCCAAGAATTCCATGGCTAGAAGTAAAAGTTTTACCTGATTTTAATGACAATGGACACCTAATTGAAGGACCTAGACCACAAAGAGGTGATATTGTTGTTTTTAGATATCCTAAAAATGAATTAATACACTATGTAAAAAGAGCTGTTGCAACAGGTGGAGATTTAGTTGCAATTAAAGATAAAAATCTTCTTCTACATCCAAAGGAAGGGAATGAGTTTGTAAAAGCGAACTATCCAAAAGAGAGTATTATTGAAGTTGGAGATAAGTTGTGGGTTGTAAACCCATATATGAAAGAACATCCAGGAATTCATCATGACCCAATTGTTGTTGATAATGGATTAAATCCTAGTGAACTTTTCAATATGATGCCTATTATGGTTCCTGAAGATGAAACTTTTATGATGGGAGATAATAGAGATCACTCGAATGATTCAAGATTTTGGGGAACAGTTCATTATAAATACATAGTTGGAAAACCTTGGTTTATCTATTTTTCATGGGATGATAACTACGAAATCAGATGGGATAGAGTTTTAAGAACAGTTGAAAGTTTAGAAGAAGAGATAATCAATAAAGATTTTAAAATTGAACATAAAGAAGGAATTTATTAA
- the uvrB gene encoding excinuclease ABC subunit UvrB: MAKFEVVSEYEPSGDQPVAIKALSDSINAGNQYNTLLGVTGSGKTYTIAKVIEKVQKPTLIMTHNKTLAAQLYSEFKQFFPNNHVEYFISYYDYYQPEAYIPRSDLFIEKDSSINEELERLRLSATASLLSFDDVIVIASVSANYGLGNPAEYKAMVQRVEVGFEYSQKEFLLKLVEMGYKRNDKFFDRADFRVNGDVIDIFPAYFEDEFVRVEFFGDEVESISKHEYITNNRVKDLQEVIIYSVNPFVVSNDKLATAVKQIEEELDERLDYFQKEQKLVEYQRLKQRVEFDLEMIEGTGMCKGIENYARHLTGQKPGETPYSLLDYFEQMGKDFLLVVDESHVSLSQFRGMHAADRSRKEVLVDYGFRLPSALDNRPLKFDEFIKKAPHYVFVSATPNELELEMSSVVAEQIIRPTGLLDPIIDIIDSEYQVEKLHDEIKKVIAKNERVLVTVLTKKMAEELASYYADLGIKVKYMHSEIDAIERNQIIRELRLGTFDVLIGINLLREGLDIPETSLVAILDADKEGFLRSKTSLIQTIGRAARNENGRVILFAKKITASMQFAIDETNRRRKIQEEHNIKNNITPKSTKRRLDENLKLEEYDDVAWKKQKLEKMPANERKKILIELNNKMKKAAQDLNFEEAIRLRDEIAKIKEI; the protein is encoded by the coding sequence ATCGCAAAGTTTGAAGTAGTAAGTGAATATGAACCTTCAGGTGATCAACCTGTTGCTATAAAAGCCTTAAGTGATTCAATAAATGCTGGAAACCAATATAACACGCTTTTAGGAGTTACTGGAAGTGGTAAAACTTATACAATAGCAAAAGTTATTGAAAAAGTTCAAAAACCTACACTTATAATGACCCATAATAAAACTTTAGCAGCTCAGCTATACTCTGAATTTAAACAATTTTTCCCAAACAATCATGTTGAATATTTCATCTCATATTATGATTATTATCAACCAGAAGCTTATATTCCTAGATCAGATTTATTTATTGAAAAAGATAGTTCAATAAATGAAGAATTAGAAAGATTAAGACTTAGTGCTACAGCTTCACTTTTATCTTTTGATGATGTTATTGTTATTGCTTCAGTTTCTGCAAACTATGGTTTAGGAAATCCTGCTGAATATAAAGCAATGGTTCAAAGAGTTGAAGTAGGTTTTGAGTATTCACAAAAAGAGTTTTTATTAAAACTTGTAGAAATGGGTTATAAAAGAAACGATAAGTTTTTTGATAGAGCAGATTTTAGAGTAAATGGTGATGTGATAGATATTTTTCCAGCTTATTTTGAAGATGAGTTTGTTCGAGTTGAGTTTTTTGGTGATGAGGTTGAATCAATTTCAAAACACGAATATATCACAAATAACAGAGTAAAAGATTTACAAGAAGTAATTATCTATTCTGTTAATCCTTTCGTTGTTTCAAATGATAAATTAGCAACAGCTGTTAAACAAATAGAAGAAGAGTTAGATGAAAGACTTGATTATTTTCAAAAAGAGCAAAAACTTGTTGAATATCAAAGATTAAAACAAAGAGTTGAGTTTGATTTAGAGATGATTGAAGGAACTGGAATGTGCAAAGGAATTGAAAACTATGCACGACATCTAACAGGTCAAAAGCCAGGGGAAACTCCTTATTCATTACTTGATTATTTTGAACAAATGGGAAAAGATTTTTTACTTGTGGTTGATGAATCTCATGTCTCTTTATCTCAATTTAGAGGAATGCATGCAGCTGATAGAAGTAGAAAAGAGGTTTTAGTTGATTATGGATTTAGACTTCCAAGTGCTTTAGATAATAGACCACTAAAATTTGATGAATTTATTAAAAAAGCTCCACATTATGTGTTTGTAAGTGCAACTCCAAATGAGCTTGAACTTGAGATGAGTTCAGTGGTTGCTGAACAAATTATAAGACCTACTGGATTACTTGACCCAATTATTGACATAATAGATAGTGAATATCAAGTTGAAAAACTACATGATGAGATAAAAAAAGTAATAGCAAAAAATGAAAGAGTTTTAGTTACAGTTTTAACTAAAAAAATGGCTGAAGAACTTGCAAGTTATTACGCAGATTTAGGAATAAAAGTAAAATACATGCATAGTGAAATTGATGCAATTGAAAGAAATCAAATAATAAGAGAACTTAGACTTGGAACTTTTGATGTATTAATTGGAATTAACCTTTTAAGAGAAGGTTTAGATATTCCTGAAACTTCTTTAGTTGCTATACTTGATGCAGATAAAGAAGGATTTTTAAGAAGCAAAACTTCACTTATTCAAACAATAGGAAGAGCAGCTAGAAATGAAAATGGAAGAGTTATTTTATTTGCCAAAAAAATCACAGCTTCAATGCAATTTGCAATAGATGAAACAAACAGAAGAAGAAAAATTCAAGAAGAACACAATATCAAAAACAACATAACTCCAAAATCTACAAAAAGAAGATTGGATGAAAACCTAAAACTTGAAGAGTATGATGATGTTGCATGGAAAAAACAAAAATTAGAAAAAATGCCAGCTAATGAGAGAAAAAAAATCTTAATTGAGTTAAATAATAAAATGAAAAAAGCAGCACAAGATTTAAATTTTGAAGAGGCTATTAGATTAAGAGATGAAATAGCTAAGATTAAAGAGATATAA